A region of Candidatus Hydrogenedentota bacterium DNA encodes the following proteins:
- a CDS encoding methyltransferase domain-containing protein: MRDMSPERKRSLFGKLSGRVLEIGPGAGANLPLYPERTTLLGIEPNRFMFRYLREESHKSGRIMHMLNGRAESLCLRDNSVDAVVCTHVLCSVDDPEAALGEILRVLKPGGLFVFLEHVAAPRATILRLLQRVLRFTWLYAGDGCRLDRELWRTLETAGFTHLRYEHFRVAWALPVSPHIAGWARKPTE, encoded by the coding sequence ATGCGGGACATGTCACCCGAGCGCAAGCGTTCCTTGTTCGGAAAGCTATCCGGCCGGGTTCTCGAGATTGGCCCGGGCGCCGGCGCCAACCTCCCTCTCTATCCCGAGCGAACCACCCTGTTGGGCATTGAACCCAACCGTTTCATGTTCCGCTACCTTCGCGAAGAGTCCCACAAGTCCGGCAGAATCATGCACATGCTTAACGGGAGGGCCGAATCGCTCTGCCTGCGCGACAATTCCGTCGACGCGGTCGTCTGCACCCACGTCTTGTGTTCCGTGGATGACCCCGAAGCCGCGCTCGGGGAGATTCTGCGCGTCCTGAAACCCGGGGGGCTGTTTGTCTTTCTGGAACACGTTGCCGCTCCGCGTGCGACTATTCTTCGCCTCTTGCAGCGGGTGCTGCGGTTTACGTGGCTGTATGCCGGTGACGGCTGCCGGCTTGACCGGGAATTGTGGCGCACGCTCGAGACGGCGGGGTTCACGCACCTGAGGTACGAGCACTTTCGAGTAGCATGGGCACTGCCCGTCTCTCCCCACATCGCGGGCTGGGCCCGAAAACCAACCGAATAG
- a CDS encoding TIGR01777 family oxidoreductase, which translates to MKVLLSGASGLIGSALSKALKERGDAVTRLVRKEWSSEPGEILWDPGPGYIERGKLEDLDAAVHLSGENVGSGRWTERKKGEIIESRTCTTKLLCRTFSELDTPPKTWVCASATGYYGNCGDRKLDEDEPCGETFLAEVCRQWEEASHPARNKGIRVLNTRFGVVLGGKRSALAKMLLPFRLGLGGPIGPGTQYMAWLTLDDAVRAILYALDTPSLDGPVNVVSPNPVRNREFVASLGRALNRPAVLPFPAFAARLLLGEMADDLLLASQRAVPRKLQEAGFTFDHPDLDEALRHVLEGM; encoded by the coding sequence ATGAAAGTGTTACTCAGCGGCGCTTCCGGGCTTATTGGTTCCGCCTTGTCTAAGGCCTTGAAAGAACGGGGCGACGCCGTCACCCGGCTTGTACGGAAGGAGTGGAGTTCGGAACCGGGCGAAATCCTCTGGGATCCTGGCCCGGGCTATATCGAACGCGGAAAACTCGAGGATCTTGACGCAGCCGTTCACCTTTCCGGCGAGAATGTTGGTTCAGGCCGCTGGACCGAGCGCAAGAAAGGGGAGATCATCGAAAGCCGTACCTGCACCACCAAGCTGCTGTGTAGAACGTTCAGTGAACTCGATACCCCGCCCAAGACCTGGGTGTGCGCATCAGCCACCGGCTACTACGGCAATTGCGGCGACCGAAAGCTGGACGAAGACGAGCCCTGCGGCGAGACCTTTCTCGCTGAGGTTTGCCGCCAATGGGAAGAAGCCTCTCATCCTGCCCGCAACAAGGGCATTCGCGTGCTCAATACCCGGTTCGGCGTAGTCCTGGGCGGCAAGAGGAGCGCTCTTGCCAAGATGCTGCTGCCCTTCAGACTAGGGTTGGGCGGCCCCATTGGTCCGGGTACTCAGTACATGGCCTGGCTCACTCTAGACGACGCGGTGCGCGCCATCCTCTATGCGCTGGACACCCCCTCGCTTGACGGGCCGGTGAACGTGGTTTCCCCAAATCCGGTCCGCAACCGTGAATTCGTTGCAAGTCTGGGCCGCGCCCTTAACCGTCCGGCCGTCTTGCCCTTCCCAGCGTTTGCCGCCCGGCTGCTGTTAGGAGAAATGGCCGACGACCTTCTTCTTGCCAGCCAACGGGCCGTTCCGCGGAAACTCCAGGAAGCCGGGTTCACCTTCGACCATCCCGACCTTGACGAAGCCCTGCGGCACGTTCTTGAAGGCATGTGA